The Dioscorea cayenensis subsp. rotundata cultivar TDr96_F1 chromosome 11, TDr96_F1_v2_PseudoChromosome.rev07_lg8_w22 25.fasta, whole genome shotgun sequence genomic interval atatatatatatatatataaaaggaaatTTGTGATGAGAAAGACTTGAGACAAAGACAaacatattgaaaaaataaataatagccaATTGTATTAAACTTCCCACACCCACCCGTGTTTAGGTGATAAGACCACCACTTATACAATGGTTTGCAGACAAATTTTTTGTTTACACAAATTTGATaatagtttgtatatatattttatttttacaaagatGATAAGCattattaaaaagatagataaatataaaagcatACTGTTCACGGTGGTTTAACAACTCTATAGATATAAATCCTTCTTTACATGTAATTTGCAAGGAAGAAAATACTATTCTTTTGATATGACTAACAAAAAAGTATTGATAAACAGTATTTGAACACTAGCATActgttaataaatattattgataaaCAGTGATATGGGAGTAAGGTTTCAAAACCCTGATTTTGTTGCATATTTTTGTAGTGAGTTACCACTAACTACTAGTAGTTTCTCGCATATagagtttttataaaaagtttagTCTAACTATACCTTATTTTTGTgctcataattattttaaaatttttagattatcTCTAACAAATTTAGAATAAAGTTTTTGtcatcaaacatatataaaatcttAACGGATTTATTTCCAAACCTATAATATCAACTTCATCTCCTTCTTGTCTGTCACAGAGAAAGTTACTGACACCGTCTGGTGATAGTTCTGCACGACGAACACATAAACTGAGTGTCTTGCCATCAAAAGCATCTCCATCTCTGCATGATGCAATCGAGAAATCGTCGAATTTAACTCGACTTCGGGTTAGGCCTGAACCATCACCATCATTCTGCaggataataattaattattagtacAGAATTAAGCACTCAAAATTAAGTCACAAACGTGAAAATGTACTTGAACAAGCTCACCGGTGGTAAAATTACTCCCAGATATTGGCCttccacaaaatgaaaattaccTCCGTGATCTAGTACAATATGGCAAATCTCTCCGACGGCGCCTCTTGGGCCAACAAGAGTGTCCACTGAGACAACTCTTGTTGTGCAAGGCTGGCCTTGTCTAGGGACTGTCAAAGTTGGCTCTTTAGCCTCCTCAACTTTTATGAAACGGTCCTTAACTAATAAAGGACCATCCTCAACTTTTAGAGGCTTCACTAGTACAGCACTCCGTTCTGCAACTTGTTGTACAGACGTGTTATACTTGGGATACTGTTTCTGATTTCTCAAGGATAAACATGGCATGGATGTCCGTGCATCATTTCTATAGTTCAGATTACTGAACATCTGCAGATCAGAAACAAGAATGAGCCACAACTGCACTAATAATTATGGCTTCCaacttcacacacacacacacacacacacacacacacacaataaaatacaacgaACAGagagaattatatataaagGGCTAAAGATGTCCACCGGTGAGCCAGAataattaaaccctaaacccttccCTGCAGGTATCATCTCAGCATGCATGACACTGCAAAGATCAGCCCTGCAAACAATCACAAACAAAACCTGCTTGACATATATACCCACACATGTACATATATGAATAATCCAAAAGGTGTTAGTGAAAATGGATACTTGAAAGCCATTTCAAAGCTTCAACAACACAAAGTGAAAACCCTAGTATGAAGAGTGAAGAACAGATCTCCAAACAACCTATATATAGAACTACTGGTGCAAACTACTTGTATGCCGACAACCCTTCACGTGACCCTCTGCCCCAGTTGAATGTGTTAAAAGTTTTCACCCAAAGACGATAGATAATGATGCATCCACAGTATCTGTAAGTGTCTTCCAATTCTGCGCTCCCACGTGTCCTCCATACGTTCCTATGGTCACGTGGGACACATAAAAAACTAGGTCTCATCATATGAGCTTGTGAATGAACTTAaattaagataatatatttCGTTTTCACTTAATAATAGAATGCATAATCATGAGGGATCACCAATTGCATTGAAGACACATTCTGCTACAtggatgatattattttattttattaaaaaaatcagattagtatgttttaaatcttttttaattgtaatttttaggaaaaattaattataagtatcttgaaaattttaaaatttactagACAAATCTTTAAATATTTGGATTTCCCGAATAGCCTCTGATTttgattgtgttatttttagttattgcTTAGCATCACACTGtcaattaaatttttctataatttgtaTTTTACTATTGAGAATGTGACGAGTGTatgaaatatgtattttttatattataaatgcaTGCACTTAGCTTGTCTTTTACATgaatatctttatttatatgctttgttgaatatttttgtgtttattaaGTAGGTAATTATGTTCAAGAcacaaaaggaagaaaaatagaGCAAATTAGAGCAAAATGAGCATTAAAATAGCTTTCCAGAGAAAAGCACAACCCAAGCACAGAGTACGGAAAATGAAGAGCACTACCCACACATAAGTCTCCTCCTCAAAGCACAACCGTGCTTAAGAAGCACGAGCATGCTCTTTGGTCATGCTTATTACTGGAAACCTGAAATCGTGAATATTTGAGTCTTAAATACCATCAACAATCAACACGGGTCAAGCACGCCAAGAACATGGCCGTGCACTAGCTTTTTATTTGCACTAAAAACCtgataattagggttttgaaggacTTTTCGGCAAAATCTTAATatgaggctagggtttgaagtAAAGATCAATGGGGCCAATCAAGGATGAGTTGACGTTGCTCCTTCGGCTCGTTAAGTATCAAATTCAATAGCGTTGTCAACTCCAATCCAGGAGATTCCTTCATCCTCTAAAGAGAAGTATTAAGAGAGTTGtacatatgttttcattaatgTCTCTAAATTTCGATTCGTTTATAATTCTTGTGTAATGAGAGGCTAAACCTTTGTCAGTGCTTTGGATCTTTAAACCTTGAGATAAACTTGTAATATAATTCCTTTATTCAATATACTAACTAGTTGCATGTTTGTTCTTGCGAATCATCTATATGCACTTCATGCATGTGATTGTTTGTGTGAGCGCCCCAATTACATATTTGAATGGCATGATTAGGATTGAGAAATCAATCATATTAGGTCATGGCATAGGTGGTAGGAGTTAAGTACAAgcctagagatagggtgtaTGGCGTTGAACTCTCCAAATTAGGGTTAATGCTAATAGAGAAATTCGCGGAGCGTCTAATGCAGTAGTAGGCAATTGGTGTCatagtatgggattagggtttgaaaaTAGATTGTAAGGTAGTCTCAAGGAGATTTGCATCCATGGTACCATATTCACGTATGGATTTCAGTCCAGATTCACCATCGTAgtcaatttaattaatagtttcCTTGAGCTAAGATTTTAGCATTAATCACTCGATTTCATCGGCTAGATAATAGGGGACCAGTTAGTACTAAGAGCATCGGTCCATATGAGATCGACTACTGTACCTTAAAGTATACTTTACTACTTATATGCAATGTTGGATGCAAAAATTAAACTTGAGGGGAGGGGCTTCTATAGTCATTGTCCATGGCAAGTATGGTTCACAAGCTTAATATGGTAGCCTAAAAATTCACTGACCATGAAAACTCCTCCAGGATAAGTTAACAAATCGATCCAAACGCAATCTTAGGATCACTTCACTCACAAGTGCTAcgtattttctttaaatttaacaaaaacaacatcatgatcccaaaattcaaagaaaaaactagagcaaGGAAATACCTTTGGAGATCTCTGCAACgtcaaaaattttacaaaatttttggtttaaaggggGCATTTAGACGGAATTTTTCCAAAATCTCCACCCCCCTTGCATTCACTAGTGCTTATATTGTTAGTCAATATagcaaaattaaataacatcatcaaatgCATGTGGAAGCAAAAATAAATTTGCGATATGAGTCATAATGTGACTAAAATCACTAGtctttaagtccttataattttaattaattattcgactccatcaaattttaatcaaaattgaaaCTTAAGGCAAAACCCTAGACTAATTTACATTTTCACTCATctcatgaagtaaaattatatattgaaaattttacccCTACACTCAAAACAAGACAGATTTTGAATctctttaagcgtgactccctaggttcgtttCGACTGGCAGTTGGAGGATATCAAAGgatgtgggtgacacctagctaGCCCCGTGGCCCCATGTTATAGCCCAATTGAACATGAATAAGTAGATCATTACAAACCTTTCCGATTATTATTagcatatgtgtataaacccttggttcttgtatcccaacctgGTGAGAGCCacggtaattgtcaaactcactgaactcgatcatatgcaaataaccataatagagtaagattaccaaactatcCTTCATGCCCCAAATGATTAGTTTGACTGTCTTTGCCAAGGTCTTTTAATCTTacatacttataatcgcatAGGGTACTAACTCATTTACTTTTGGGAGAACGAATTACTTCTTGATggtcactcacaactgctacttgctCGACAAAGCCGCACTTCGAGGTCAACCATACTAAAAGATAAATTAAGCCTAACTACTCTAGTAATAGACTAGACGTTACAAgaacattgtgatcatgatacctgatgagtgtacaatattatattattttatctgaTTTTGTACACTTATTAGGCATATATTAGAAACATATTATAGAATTTGATCCTAAACCTAGTGTTTTTTGTATTCTGAGGCTTCGAGAAGCACTTAAAGACGAGAGAGAACCAAAAAAAGCATTCTAGACCCTAAACAAAGAAGATGGGGCTCTCGCGGCATTAAATGTATAAGGACAAGGTAAATAGGATGGCCTACGGGAAGCTTATAGCTGTAAGAATCCTCCAAAAAACCTTGCAGGCATGTTTATACTCGTAAGGAGGGAGTTCATAGCCAAATTAGTGGACTTTACAGACAAGACTTAGACCTGTAGAACCATCCAAAAGAATTTTATGACAAGagcttacgcccgtaaggatAGTTACATGGGCAGCACAGTGAAGCTTATGGTCCAGCACTTATGGGCGTATGCTAGAccgtaacacaaatagaagattTTCCAGATGGGGGTTTACGGCCGTAAGTTTTTCCGTAAGGCTCGTGACCCATATTCTCCAGCTCCTTACGGCCATATCCTTACGCCTGTAAGTAGCCCGTATGGGTCGAGTATAAATAGacctgatgaggatttttagggtaatctttgattcttttcttaGAAACGAGGCTagaaaagaaaggagatgaatctCTAGGCCTTTAGTGGTGATTTCTAGAGTGAAATTTGGGTCCAACATCAAGGGGAGATCATAGCCGTGaagctcaccttggcggcgTTTGCGTAAGGTTCCTTGGAATTTTTCGTCCATTTACTTCCGGTGTAATTAAGATGAGGGTTTCTATGTTTACATTCATTCTCATTGTTTCTTGTAATTTGAATACTTTCTTTCCATTGATGGAGGGCTAATTCCTTAGATGTTTGAGCATAGTTGAATTGTAgggttttatcttttgacattgggtTTGGACTTATGTGATatacttgttttcttaattgcaatttatgttatttgaatctaattgtgtgtttatAATGCTTGATTACTATTGTGGTGAATCCCTAGTTCTCGATGTGCTTTGTGGCGAGTTGGAATatccacctagcatagacataccgtgattagaggggattgtgagtaagcctagaaatagggtactttggagaggATAATTCTTCTCCCTTAATCCTTccgagtgagttaatgagtGTTTCCGTGCTCTTAGCAATCATGTGGGATAGATTTTAGAATAAATCTCATCTCTATtttgtattcagattaggggtaatctctcttcaCAAGAGGGATTACctatttaagaaattcttgttGACTCACACGAGATCTCACAAAATGTTAATGTGATTATGTGTTGACTGCATTAGCACTACACCGATTTAGTCACACTTCACCCTTGATAGAGACGTTTAGTATGATTTAGAaaatctctcggttcaaataagattgtttgtttagacaacctttgtcctgtacttaacaaaaccctagagggatgctatgcctggACAATGTTTCTTCTCCTAACCTTTCCTCcttattttcatattcattGTTTCTATTCTCTGTTTcatttgttcacacacatcactattTCTTTTAGGGTAATTTTCAGAACTAGGGTTACTATTAGTAATCTCATTCTTCCTTGTGGACCGACATCCCATTTTTTAacactttattacatgattggcatgtacacttgcatcTCTATCAATACcttaggtctaaggtccactcatatgatcataaccaacaatcccaatcattgactatcaaagagtaaaacctatgtgattggattgttgcaagtcatgttcgaatacaccaattctaTTGATGGATTTACGATACATGCTCCCACTATTATAttgtgttcaactagcactctttgtcaaagtatatgtcatacaaatccttacaaaCCTTTAATTCCTAATTAAAGATTATTTGATTTGCAACTATAtaagtagaaggtttaacttaacaCACATGGATTatgatgttcaaaactaattaaaaatgccatcacaatatttatataaacatcaaaataaatgcctattaatgataataagaatgtataatataaatgaaatgccctaatacaagtatcctcattggcatgcgagggcataatcctaacatatacgactcgtgcacttgcgaCTTAGCATGCATAGTTATTGCATATcaagtttttaatgttgttACAGGCGgtattttgaaaacatttggATTATGTTAATctagctatttttattttattgtaatcatttgtttttatttttttcctttgttattCTTATTCAAGActgcttttaatttctttgcaaTTATTTCCCTATTCTCCTTGTGTTATCTATGTTCTTAGAAATGACTTCATCCCTTTTTGATGCAGAAGGTTATAACCAGCCCACTATGGTACCTGTTGGTAATAGACTTTAGGAGATCCTCTTACATATGTCACTCATCTTAATGAGGTTAGTCTTGGAAAGACTAGAGAAACTCAAGAATTGGACTTGGAGGAAGTGGTTCATGAcctcaaaaagaaacaaacccCAATATACACTCCTCTTTGAGcaaatgtgataagtgcttgtatataagtaatacaaagtattcttttcttacattgagcaacacttttataaaattttatcgcttattcatgtgtatttgtgttctttagtgcatgtagggttgtggagacaaagttggctgaaataaagcaaaagtagatcatggatgcaattgttgatgaagttcttagattagacaaatgtgaagacacaagtcatGCTCAAAGACAGGTGGGTGTGTGCcgacctccattgtgctcaagcgaatacacaaattggaggggcacaaaggcagtcacactcatgcgttccgacttgtgcaatgatggtaagatcttcatcaatatggTTTCAATGAAGATGTGACATGATTTACCACATGAATGtgtacccattcatgtggcctcgatgaaaagagtggattcgggagcattccaATGAAGCACTGCAGCAGTTTATCgcagaaaatcactgtagcatttACTATTCACAGCGCGCGGAAAAACCAAAGTCTAAAAATCCagacggtcgtgtggaaattccacacacccatgtggatgcccgattccagtcctataaACACCTCGACTTGAGAGTTTTCCCCAATCTTTCcttatctttttcccatctttggaggcgctcacggctagggtttggagaggctttgcctaggcttttggagcggttctacggccttcgacatcgtgTTCTTTTGGAAgtgagttattgggggagctttcgtcggcaccaattcagcgaggtgtgccctagacttgacaaaggaacctttggagaagacgaggcggctccacaagaccatcgatatggactataagggggttttatctatggattgcaattcattgttgattgtgtattgctccatggagagctaaaccctagtgggtgcttggactggtaaaccctaggatgattttgtttcattgacctttattatgcttctttaattgatgttttaatggAGTTCTATCTTTGAATGCTTgctgtattgattttccctcagagtaacactagggttgagaatccatcttggtattccttgtggatgagtgacacttcattaggattaaacaaagctaagttggagagggtcaagagggtgagtcgagaggtagcggaacgtcccctttcccttccggtatgatttatcctacctccatgttctaagagttttttgcggtcatgatagagtgaagtactaagagacaaactccactggggcttagttacgcaagcaacagagtaaagtgttgaagtaatccttagtgctggggcttaattgtgactaggggtcgttcgcctggaccaaagggttagatctatattagagaatagtttttatcacttgaagtccctagagctttaagcaaccttgcacagtgtgaggcatcgggTGTATTcttttccgccggggcatagtgtagggttagtcacggttgaccttaggtttaggaccgtgtgtatttggattttcacgactcattaaacatcagttaggagaaatgatgattagtcttgcacttgaaacaatagtcctagtttgagcaatgtccgggtgccccattttctatcgattgcctctcgtTATTTCTATTGcgctatcttttcttttctttattttcatttgcattgatattgttcacacaactcatcaatcattttcacaataattaaataacaatacttgtgtttctgagcactattccttatggatatgactacccaatcaccagggtactttattaattcgacaaccagtacacttgcggtacacatacCCAAAgggcgtgtcaagtttttggcgccgttgttggggaataggcattttggaagcattttacactttgctattttagctattcctcacttgttctatttcacactttcttattcttccatcgttctgatttgtttttttttctttagttccagctctaggttatgacccgtggaaacccttcgacattggttgaaagCAATCCggatatttgaagaaaaattcatagaaggggaaaagaacctgtgcaagaataatcaaatcaagttgagattgAAAGTGAAGGATCTGATAATATGGTAGAACAACATGAACAGTAGAGGACACTTTCAAATTATACAAGACCCGCAGATCTTGGCACGCAgtctagcattgtgcggccaCTGATTACATCttagagttttaagctcaagccaggcttcatctagatgttacagcagtcagcacagtttaattgtttggccgatgagggtccaaacaatcatattgagaatttcTTGAAAGTGTGCGACATGGTCAAAATTAATGGAgtaacggatgatgctattaagttgagggccttcccattttccttgaaagggagagcaaagcaatggctacattcattacctagagcatcgatcactacatgggagaagatggtagaagcttttcttgcctgatATTTTCCTCCCCTAAAATctgcgaagcttaggaatgagatatcttcttttgtgcaaacacAATTatagtctctttttgagacatgggacatgttcaaggatctcctgcgGAGATGTTCTTAACATGGGTTTCCCAAGTGGATgttattcaaactttctatagtgggttgaacccaagcacgaagcaattacttgatgctgcagcaggagataccttaagaagcaagacccctgaagaagcccaacatctcattgaagaaatggcaatAAACATATATCACTGGAATACACgggacagaaagaaggtagcctgacttcatgagatcgatgcagtcacatcattggtggcccaagttgaatcattgagcaagaagttagacattctaacttctcctagagggGCGATAGTGATGAGATGCACTAGGTGTGAAGGAGGatatgctccatctgattgccagatttctattggtggtacgtCCTCAATGGAATAGGTTGACTTTGTAGGCAATGCAAtaagaggtcaaggaaatccgtatagcaaTGGCTACAATGTGGGGGTGGAGgggccacccaaacctttcttggagtaatcaagggcaacaaaagactATGGCACCACCGGATTtctaacaataacaacaacaacaagcccctgatatggagaatcgagttttaGGGTTGGAGAACCGGATGACCaacttagagaaggctttgaccaagttcatttaatcatcagatacaagactttaatcggttgaagccacactttgcaaccacaccgcatcattgcataacttagagaatcaagtgggccaaattgcaaagtcagtttcggaaagacctcaagggagtttgcctagcaacacggagacaaacccaagggaacatgtgaaggcgatcactttaataagtggtcgtgaagttgagagtagacACCCTAGTGAGAAGACTAATGTTGAGTTACCcaaggtcgtggaggttgaggaaagagccaaggagaaggaggtggcacccccaccttacaagccaagaatcccttttccttcaagattgaagaatgaccaaaatgatgagaaatacaaGAAGTTATTGGGTCTACTCAAGCAGTTgaacatcaacatcccatttgtgaaGGCATTGTCTTAAATGCCTCGTTacgcaaagtttctcaaggacctcttgaccaataagaggaagttggaggagagtgcaacTGTGATTCTAGATACTTCATATTCAGTGgtattacaaaagaatatgcccaataagaagaaagaccccggaagctttattattttttgtaatattggtaacttgggtgaagagaaggcattggcggattcaggggctagcatcaacgtcacgccttacacattctttcagaagttaggcttgggagagcctaggcccacttggatgacacttcaattagcTGACCGAACAGttagacatctgaggggcatcattgaagatgtacttgtgaaagttgtcaagtacatattttctatggactttgtggtgttggatgttgatgaggatgacgAGGTTatattgatacttgggaggccgttattgcgcacttccaagtctctcattgacatggacggtggggagttgtcattaagagttggtgatgacaagttgacctaTCGCCTCGCCGAAACCATGCgtcattctctcgattttggtgatactttgtattttattgccaccactgatgagttaattaatgaatatgtgcaggaaataaTGTGTCCAGACCCATTTGAGGGCTTGCTAGATCAAaaggtggagaatgaagaggtttgacacttggtctagaggacaagttgcaacctaccccggggatcatgaagaggatgatccaaaagatgaaaagaggaaggagacatcacaagaagcGCCCTAATGCTAATGGGGATGCGGATTcacggagtaagggtgatgaacccttgtgtggtaacaaactcgataactccccctctaccttaaaacaattgtgttcatcatgctttcaagttgtaggtaagagggaaactttcattcatgaagccccatgaggtaagaataggtacgtcaagcttagtgacgttaaacaagcgcattttgggaggaaacccaagtctttattatttttctagctttagtttagtacttgcatgaataagagctttagtgttggtgtcatgatttttaaaatgctTTTGCTGCATTTTTCTCGtgaattgttggtgtttttaGTGTGCTTTAatgtgattggtgaagtttctaggtcgtttgagcatgttttcatgtttctctggtCAGTTCTTCGTTGTTTTTGCAGTCTCTATATAAGCATGAGtgtgcaaaattttttttgtagagtctataatttttctaagtcatccagagaagacacacaatcatgtggaaattccacatgggcatgtgtttccGTTTAGAGATCATCTTCTCTATCCTGAGAAAACACAAGGGAgcgtgaatgcccctgtgagcgaccttctAACAGttacacgcccgtgggtaatttctgcacgggcatgtAGATCTCTGTAGAGTGCCAAggcttcatcccgagaagacacaggggcttgtgaatgcccctgtggatgaatCTGTGAATGATACACAGGCGTGGTGGATGAATTCAGAAACAGTCAGAGGctatctcgagagcacacaggggcatgtctgcccctgtgggtgaccttgtgggagtcacatgggcgtgggtaactTCCACATGCCTCTTCATTATTTCACTCCCAAACGCTCAAAGAAAGCCTCTCTTCAGTCTCCTGACCTCTCATCATCTATTTATAGAGCTTCTGAGTTGTTTTCCGGCCGCATTCATaggttttcattctcatttcgtcggtaagcttctcattctcttttctttgcccaaTCTTTATTTTGTTCGATTATTGTGTTGATTCTGCATGTATATCGTGTTTAAATGGTTGGTGTATGCATTTAGAGTGATTTTAGACCgaatttttgatgtatttttaggatttttgcAACCTAACCAtgcggctttcacgcccc includes:
- the LOC120271931 gene encoding ferredoxin--NADP reductase, embryo isozyme, chloroplastic-like isoform X1, with amino-acid sequence MAFKADLCSVMHAEMIPAGKGLGFNYSGSPMFSNLNYRNDARTSMPCLSLRNQKQYPKYNTSVQQVAERSAVLVKPLKVEDGPLLVKDRFIKVEEAKEPTLTVPRQGQPCTTRVVSVDTLVGPRGAVGEICHIVLDHGGNFHFVEGQYLGVILPPNDGDGSGLTRSRVKFDDFSIASCRDGDAFDGKTLSLCVRRAELSPDGVSNFLCDRQEGDEVDIIGPFGYEMIWPNNLEAKHIMVATSTGIAPFRSNLKQMFINPNSRVTFNGLAWLIARADNYNSLLHNGEFTQILMTHPIHFRYQKAMADHNTSVADVIYQNGDQIFSLLNRGAYIYFAGLQTMMPEILKTFERIAQERGEHWTDMLAELVKNDQWRVEVY
- the LOC120271931 gene encoding ferredoxin--NADP reductase, embryo isozyme, chloroplastic-like isoform X2; protein product: MHAEMIPAGKGLGFNYSGSPMFSNLNYRNDARTSMPCLSLRNQKQYPKYNTSVQQVAERSAVLVKPLKVEDGPLLVKDRFIKVEEAKEPTLTVPRQGQPCTTRVVSVDTLVGPRGAVGEICHIVLDHGGNFHFVEGQYLGVILPPNDGDGSGLTRSRVKFDDFSIASCRDGDAFDGKTLSLCVRRAELSPDGVSNFLCDRQEGDEVDIIGPFGYEMIWPNNLEAKHIMVATSTGIAPFRSNLKQMFINPNSRVTFNGLAWLIARADNYNSLLHNGEFTQILMTHPIHFRYQKAMADHNTSVADVIYQNGDQIFSLLNRGAYIYFAGLQTMMPEILKTFERIAQERGEHWTDMLAELVKNDQWRVEVY
- the LOC120271931 gene encoding ferredoxin--NADP reductase, embryo isozyme, chloroplastic-like isoform X3 — protein: MAFKADLCSVMHAEMIPAGKGLGFNYSGSPMFSNLNYRNDARTSMPCLSLRNQKQYPKYNTSVQQVAERSAVLVKPLKVEDGPLLVKDRFIKVEEAKEPTLTVPRQGQPCTTRVVSVDTLVGPRGAVGEICHIVLDHGGNFHFVEGQYLGVILPPNDGDGSGLTRSRVKFDDFSIASCRDGDAFDGKTLSLCVRRAELSPDGVSNFLCDRQEGDEVDIIAKHIMVATSTGIAPFRSNLKQMFINPNSRVTFNGLAWLIARADNYNSLLHNGEFTQILMTHPIHFRYQKAMADHNTSVADVIYQNGDQIFSLLNRGAYIYFAGLQTMMPEILKTFERIAQERGEHWTDMLAELVKNDQWRVEVY